In the Catharus ustulatus isolate bCatUst1 chromosome 18, bCatUst1.pri.v2, whole genome shotgun sequence genome, one interval contains:
- the RITA1 gene encoding RBPJ-interacting and tubulin-associated protein 1 — protein sequence MRAAGPLRDGGSAGSAARSPRGPRGRRRVRPSFVDESLFGHPAGARPPPPAFPPPWAAPSAGGSRPGGPCRPRSHAPSYCDETLFGAKPPGAAWAAPRMRKEDVAKLHSLLWSPPPAPRSQPGLSAHCTGTPLRAVHPPASAPPATAEPGRTDTLCGWRQPGSDACPKGWGAPGRGRSQSVSRLSTPPDRIRLPSSLGTDRWKNQSAPTTPAAPQGTVVRARSNSVSGSPVLRSAKAAGGCKARPPWK from the exons atgcgggcggcggggccgctccgggACGGCGGCTccgcgggcagcgctgcccgctcTCCGCGGGGtccccggggccgccgccgggTGCGGCCGTCCTTCGTGGACGAGTCGCTGTTCGGTCACCCCGCCGgggcccgcccgccgccacccgCCTTCCCTCCGCCCTGGGCGGCTCCGTCAGCCGGCGGCTCCCGGCCCGGCGGTCCGTGCAG GCCCCGCAGCCACGCTCCGTCCTACTGTGACGAGACCCTGTTTGGTGCCAAGCCCCCGGGTGCTGCCTGGGCAGCTCCGCGGATGAGGAAGGAGGATGTGGCCAAGCTGCATTCGCTGCTCTGGAGCCCCCCGCCTGCCCCCCGGAGCCAGCCTGGCCTCTCCGCACACTGCACGGGCACTCCCCTGCGAGCCGTCCACCCCCCGGCCTCCGCTCCTCCGGCCACGGCCGAGCCCGGCCGCACGGACACGTTGTGTGGCTGGAGGCAGCCCGGGAGCGATGCTTGCCCCAAAGGCTGGGGTGCTCCTGGCAGAGGGCGTTCCCAGTCTGTCAGCCGGCTGAGCACCCCTCCGGACAGGATTCGCCTGCCTTCCAGCCTCGGCACAGACAGGTGGAAGAACCAGAGCGCTCCAACCACCCCTGCTGCCCCGCAGGGCACTGTGGTGAGGGCTCGGTCCAACAGCGTGTCCGGATCTCCTGTGCTCCGCAGTGCCAAGGCAGCAGGGGGCTGCAAAGCCAGACCCCCCTGGAAATGA